A single genomic interval of Mangifera indica cultivar Alphonso chromosome 5, CATAS_Mindica_2.1, whole genome shotgun sequence harbors:
- the LOC123217282 gene encoding protein PHYTOCHROME-DEPENDENT LATE-FLOWERING-like isoform X1 has translation MGVSFKLGKVRKRYRHDVEDTQVLDAEPEFGVGEVYPYMVLEGNFTMKGERSSEHANVLAKSGRHLVTEDMEVSFSLNLFKDGFCFGEPSKFLNYVPEKLYPYNQATEMIFIAIEYGMLPGDLFDNLPCKFTDGTILCEIQDYRNCLNGRGIASLNKSPVVHRVLLKMCMEIVIKDIYSVSNDSWSYEDLLTVESLIWKALQPDLHLNPGAHEDRLCIEPWTKKLDLGITSGRKRRRLADALATNPTFSSENNKGAPCSEPTVSSSILNLQENSGMLETTLQHSRFTRGSNHQMRDSSSLSTMVDLTPLNLSPVEMQHFSGHNSLTKETTSLVFREQGRCETHAIQRPIIRIPKQEPLDFSQQQPTWSQSDTMIATERLQKQGNTFSHWKPEAGIVPYERFHGRRSPTLSKNSGQQAVLEGIPKLCAGMPTTVKQEPVETNNFSGLDVKRIRDSCIGMDVRSNRSNLLQLKQHPSPVSGMNISSSSSSWNQITHDQNSGKDVVTQKRKALQNPRVTAGVSIAPVSSHQNGSVQREASISAKRRKNPCPKDMISDELSICNNPNALSAIRLQYGNPNLPQTSGAKGDLQRFLKIDEITRRNGLKKKRHNVEETLQEKRSFSISKFAREFSKVDGTEEIPQSENMADTTVNAAKTLTLRFGHKSHIHQGDDISKIDSKACLNLVMVKRRDEGFVEASIIYGQQEGTVIPLLPTLSCTKHYADQFAKQFSDLMEREGCCVVSKSVEPQLSNTEGFSITQHPTVTGGVTQAGRVPDQLLPPTLMPQLSNSMLLPMNDSALTSYLGQLQPKTLYSGGHLLHPGNVQLTQQSFGSNPSRLMSSIAAQGNLVRQQWHQNKQNHPQSQLSHRQREQLIHKIKMEEDLGAVVGGLNLPHLAGGIQGLGKFGRGSFNNVMGCLGGSLYHVPMGGQLPWIGNMSQFNNIGSNVPGSLDIKSHFGGVSDNANTAAAALAKLRAANGQGQTLMGGYQYLRNIGGISSQPPNLQDMAFLLTNQQFWRYQQLQQYPPQQHQQQQLGLISVLQPTEVNSSVDEYMGLPQTQVHSISSLQLNSGATLRQFNRNMMFAPESSELSTRAHSSSVANSSSGKSSNLSVFSKDKGVYRSSRP, from the exons GGTAATTTTACTATGAAAGGAGAGAGGTCTTCTGAACATGCTAATGTATTGGCCAAGTCCGGACGACATTTGGTTACAGAAG ATATGGAGGTATCCTTTTCTCTGAATTTATTCAAGGATGGCTTCTGCTTTGGAGAACCCTCTAAG TTCCTCAACTATGTACCGGAAAAATTGTATCCTTATAATCAAGCAACAGAAATGATTTTCATC GCAATTGAGTATGGTATGTTGCCTGGAGATCTCTTTGATAACTTACCCTGCAAGTTCACAGATGGCACAATTCTTTGTGAG ATTCAAGATTATCGCAATTGTTTGAATGGAAGGGGTATTGCTTCTTTGAATAAATCTCCGGTTGTTCATAGAGTGCTCCTAAAAATGTGCATGGAAATTGTGATAAAGGATATATATTCGGTGTCAAATGATTCTTGGTCCTATGAAGATCTACTG ACAGTTGAGTCCCTCATTTGGAAGGCTTTGCAACCTGATCTCCATCTGAACCCAGGGGCACATGAGGACAGATTATGCATAGAACCCTGGACTAAGAAG CTCGATTTGGGAATCACCTCTGGTAGGAAAAGGAGAAGGTTAGCTGACGCTCTAGCTACTAACCCAACTTTTAGCAGTGAAAATAACAAAGGGGCTCCATGTTCAGAGCCAACTGTTTCTAGCTCAATTCTGAATTTACAAGAGAATAGTGGTATGTTGGAGACCACACTGCAGCACAGTCGTTTTACCAGGGGATCTAACCATCAGATGCGGGATAGTTCCAGCCTATCTACCATGGTAGATCTGACACCATTGAATCTTTCCCCTGTCGAAATGCAACACTTTAGTGGACATAACAGTCTTACAAAAGAAACCACTTCATTGGTTTTTCGTGAGCAGGGCAGATGTGAAACACATGCCATTCAGAGACCTATCATCAGGATTCCCAAGCAAGAGCCCTTGGATTTCTCTCAACAGCAGCCTACTTGGAGTCAGTCTGACACCATGATCGCAACTGAGCGACTGCAGAAGCAAGGTAATACTTTCTCACATTGGAAACCTGAAGCTGGAATAGTTCCATATGAAAGATTTCATGGCAGGAGAAGCCCCACACTATCAAAAAATAGTGGTCAACAGGCAGTTCTTGAAGGTATCCCGAAGCTGTGTGCTGGAATGCCAACTACTGTGAAGCAAGAACCTGTTGAAACAAATAACTTCTCTGGTTTAGATGTTAAAAGGATCAGGGATAGCTGCATTGGTATGGATGTGAGAAGTAATAGATCTAATCTTTTACAACTAAAGCAGCATCCATCACCAGTATCTGGAATGAATATCTCTTCTTCTAGCTCATCTTGGAATCAGATTACCCATGACCAAAATTCTGGAAAGGATGTTGTCACCCAAAAGAGGAAAGCTTTGCAAAATCCTCGCGTTACAGCTGGTGTGAGCATTGCACCGGTAAGTTCCCATCAGAATGGGTCTGTGCAAAGAGAGGCTTCTATATCTGCAAAGCGAAGAAAGAATCCATGTCCTAAGGACATGATAAGTGATGAACTTTCTATATGCAACAATCCAAATGCACTCAGCGCGATTAGACTTCAATATGGAAATCCTAACTTACCACAAACCTCAGGAGCTAAAGGTGATCTGCAGAGGTTTTTGAAGATTGATGAGATAACTCGAAG GAATggcttgaaaaagaaaaggcacAATGTGGAAGAAACTTTGCAAGAGAAACGATCATTCTCCATTAGCAAATTTGCTCGTGAATTTTCTAAAGTTGATGGGACTGAAGAAATTCCTCAGTCAGAGAATATGGCTGACACAACTGTCAATGCAGCAAAGACTTTAACATTGAGATTTGGACACAAATCTCATATCCATCAAG gGGATGATATTTCTAAGATTGACAGCAAAGCTTGCTTGAATTTGGTTATGGTTAAAAGACGAGATGAAGGATTTGTTGAAGCCAGCATTATTTATGGACAGCAAGAAGGAACTGTTATTCCTCTTCTGCCAACTCTTTCTTGCACTAAG CATTATGCAGACCAATTTGCCAAACAATTCAGTGACTTG ATGGAACGTGAAGGTTGCTGCGTAGTCAGTAAAAGCGTGGAGCCTCAACTCTCGAATACTGAAGGTTTCTCAATAACTCAGCATCCTACTGTTACTGGTGGAGTTACTCAAGCAGGCAGAGTGCCTGACCAGCTTTTACCCCCCACTTTGATGCCACAGCTATCGAATTCTATGCTCCTTCCCATGAATGACAGTGCCTTAACCAGTTACTTGGGACAACTACAGCCAAAGACTCTTTACTCTGGAGGCCATCTGCTCCACCCGGGAAATGTTCAATTAACTCAACAATCCTTTGGAAGTAATCCATCGAGATTAATGTCCAGCATTGCTGCACAAGGGAACCTTGTGCGACAGCAATGGCACCAGAATAAACAGAATCATCCACAGTCCCAGCTGTCACATAGACAGAGAGAACAACtcattcataaaattaaaatggagGAAGACTTGGGAGCAGTTGTGGGTGGCCTGAATTTGCCACACTTAGCTGGAGGCATCCAGGGGCTTGGAAAGTTTGGTCGAGGTTCCTTCAATAATGTTATGGGCTGCCTTGGAGGCTCACTCTATCATGTTCCAATGGGAGGACAACTCCCTTGGATTGGCAATATGAGTCAGTTTAACAATATTGGTAGCAATGTACCTGGTTCACTTGATATTAAGTCGCACTTTGGTGGTGTTTCTGATAATGCAAATACAGCTGCTGCAGCTTTGGCAAAACTGAGGGCAGCAAATGGGCAAGGGCAAACCTTAATGGGTGGATATCAATATCTGAGAAACATTGGTGGAATTTCAAGCCAGCCACCAAATCTTCAAGACATGGCATTTCTCTTAACCAACCAGCAGTTCTGGCGGTATCAGCAGCTGCAGCAGTATCCGCCACAGCAGCATCAGCAGCAGCAACTAGGACTGATATCAGTTCTCCAGCCAACAGAAGTGAATAGCTCAGTTGATGAATACATGGGTTTacctcaaactcaagttcacTCCATAAGCTCACTACAACTGAACTCTGGGGCAACTCTGAGGCAGTTTAACAGGAATATGATGTTTGCTCCAGAAAGCTCAGAGCTGAGCACACGAGCACACAGCAGCTCTGTGGCCAACAGCAGCTCTGGCAAGTCAAGTAATTTGTCTGTTTTTTCAAAGGACAAGGGCGTATACAGATCTTCCAGACCCTGA